A genomic stretch from Suncus etruscus isolate mSunEtr1 chromosome 17, mSunEtr1.pri.cur, whole genome shotgun sequence includes:
- the YDJC gene encoding carbohydrate deacetylase: protein MARPRVRLVVTADDFGYCPRRDAGIVEAFLAGAVTSVSLLVNGSAAESAAELARRHRIPAGLHANLSEGRPVGPARPGASSLLTPRGFFRGKAGFREAVAAGEVSLPQVREELEAQLGRFRLLLGTDPTHVDGHQHVHILPGVCQVFAEALQAHGVQFTRMPLERGLGSCPWLEAPARAFACAVERDALAAAGPFSCHGLRWPDVFVGLSTCGRHMSAHRVSGALARALEGVPQDHALTAELMAHPGYPSVPPAGGCGEGPDAFSCSWERLHELRVLTAPTLRARFAQDGVRLCALKDLQAKEPFHRVPHEATLDTFPEPSQP from the exons ATGGCCCGCCCGCGCGTGCGGCTGGTGGTGACGGCGGACGACTTCGGCTACTGCCCGCGGCGCGACGCGGGCATCGTGGAGGCCTTCCTGGCGGGCGCCGTGACCAGCGTGTCGCTGCTGGTCAACGGGTCGGCGGCCGAGAGCGCGGCGGAGCTGGCCCGCAG GCACCGCATCCCCGCCGGCCTGCACGCCAACCTGTCCGAGGGCCGCCCCGTGGGGCCCGCGCGGCCCGGCGCGTCGTCGCTGCTCACCCCGCGAGGCTTCTTCCGCGGCAAGGCGGGCTTCCGGGAGGCCGTGGCGGCCGGAGAGGTGTCTCTGCCCCAG GTCCGGGAAGAGCTGGAGGCGCAGCTGGGCCGCTTCCGACTGCTGCTGGGCACCGACCCCACGCACGTGGACGGGCACCAGCACGTGCACATTCTGCCCG GCGTCTGCCAGGTGTTCGCCGAGGCCCTGCAGGCGCACGGGGTGCAGTTCACCCGGATGCCACTCGAGCGCGGCCTGGGCAGCTGCCCCTGGCTCGAGGCCCCCGCGCGCGCCTTCGCCTGTGCCGTGGAGCGCGATGCCCTGGCGGCCGCGGGGCCTTTCTCCTGCCACGGCCTAAG GTGGCCTGATGTCTTCGTGGGCCTGAGCACATGCGGCCGTCACATGTCAGCTCACCGCGTGTCGGGGGCATTGGCTCGGGCCCTGGAAGGGGTGCCCCAGGATCACGCCCTGACGGCTGAGCTGATGGCACACCCTGGCTATCCCAGTGTGCCCCCAGCGGGGGGCTGCGGGGAGGGCCCCGACGCCTTCTCCTGCTCCTGGGAGCGGCTCCACGAGCTGCGTGTCCTCACGGCGCCCACACTGCGGGCCCGCTTTGCCCAGGACGGTGTGAGGCTCTGTGCTCTCAAGGATTTGCAGGCCAAGGAGCCCTTCCACAGGGTCCCTCATGAAGCCACGCTGGATACCTTTCCAGAACCTTCCCAACCCTGA
- the CCDC116 gene encoding coiled-coil domain-containing protein 116: MTSCHHRSGYLADDEAGHTTGHNTYMARVQSPKKPQTQETGQANNADHLQHPPSTSGPPDNSGHRSHNRNQKGLQHFGSFLDFLVEGQVLDSLQTVVEKATKHMATLKTEAGVPLVDVQDPVEEQKGKRRVRSHRRKTAMHRHHGHPGLCIGRPNNYPSCSSSDSRCSSKTDRLNSHNRDSKPGARGLGPLPRIKDSLLLERNLKRLLHLENKGKKMGLSRSRGDYLLWDSLDSQWSSEHPLSWFTGTNGSRENTLDVTKLGSRGRNPILRELDKEIRSLMNKQLPLDLRGYCCLQEPQRTLDFLAEHQLFPVLQDVVNQAVEKFCRARRHDGQPLFPTIEPEYSNLFCMPHVKLGTSADNLKAVRPPTSHQKTTMSRWDRPKKADSLDPYAQLDPKFRCKARFNQIFPKKMLLPSISSSAKSSVTLMASPWKDEVLHYLIKKTLTLFVYKYDYERCLRRQLGFMSFPVTEILMDLILGFKKLKGSSIQLPSETDWKYMMEKLHEAKRLQQQQIHQTALFSAEVAVPLMEVEVLSMSPDIDLEPEDTSQFSFQPSFHNELPSVQDDVSPEAEEQEENNLSEHMSLTSSDTGSDTTQLQQPEFLEDDQVYDSNIDSNDEVETYGFMSKGEPQGPFSIKSSSDDGEPP; encoded by the exons ATGACCAGCTGTCATCACCGCTCCGGATACTTAGCAGATGATGAGGCCGGCCATACCACCGGCCACAACACGTACATGGCTCGG GTGCAATCACCAAAGAAGCCACAGACCCAAGAGACGGGCCAGGCCAACAATGCAGATCACCTGCAGCACCCACCATCAACCTCTGGCCCCCCGGACAATTCGGGGCACCGCAGTCACAACCGCAACCAGAAGGGCCTTCAGCATTTTGGTTCTTTCCTGGATTTCCTTGTGGAGGGTCAAGTGCTGGACAGCCTGCAGACAGTGGTGGAGAAAGCCACCAAGCACATGGCCACGCTGAAGACAGAAGCTGGAGTGCCACTAGTGGATGTGCAGGATCCGGTGGAGGAGCAGAAGGGCAAACGGCGGGTACGGTCTCATCGTAGGAAGACTGCTATGCATCGCCACCATGGCCACCCCGGCCTCTGCATTGGGCGCCCCAACAACTACCCATCCTGCTCCAGCTCTGACTCCCGCTGCAGCTCCAAAACGGACCGCCTGAACTCCCACAACCGGGACAGCAAGCCAGGTGCCCGTGGCCTAGGCCCACTGCCCCGGATAAAGGATAGCCTTTTACTGGAGCGCAACCTCAAAAGGCTGCTGCATCTGGAAAACAAAGGG AAAAAAATGGGCCTGTCCAGATCCAGGGGGGACTACCTGCTCTGGGACTCTCTGGACAGCCAGTGGAGCTCGGAGCACCCCTTATCCTGGTTCACAGGCACGAATGGCTCCAGGGAGAACACCCTGGATGTCACAAAGCTAGGGTCTAGAGGGCGGAACCCCATCCTCAGGGAGCTGGACAAGGAGATCAGATCCTTGATGAACAAGCAGCTACCCCTTGACCTGCGTGGCTACTGTTGTCTCCAAGAGCCTCAGCGCACCCTGGACTTCCTAGCAGAGCATCAACTCTTTCCCGTCCTGCAGGATGTAGTTAACCAGGCTGTGGAGAAATTCTGCAGGGCCCGGCGCCATGATGGCCAGCCCCTCTTCCCAACAATTGAGCCAGAGTACTCCAACTTGTTCTGCATGCCACACGTTAAGTTGGGCACTTCTGCTGACAATCTCAAGGCTGTCAGGCCCCCAACATCTCACCAAAAGACCACCATGTCCAGATGGGACAGGCCCAAGAAAGCTGATTCCTTGGATCCTTATGCCCAATTAGATCCCAAATTTAGGTGCAAGGCG CGTTTCAATCAGATCTTCCCAAAGAAGATGCTGCtgccctccatctcctcctcgGCAAAGTCATCTGTGACCCTCATGGCCAGTCCCTGGAAGGATGAGGTCCTCCACTACTTGATCAAGAAGACCCTCACTTTGTTTGTGTACAAGTACGACTATGAGAGGTGCCTCAGGCGGCAGCTGGGCTTCATGTCCTTCCCTGTCACTGAGATACTAATGGACCTCATCCTGGGCTTCAAGAAGCTGAAGGGATCCTCGATCCAGCTGCCCTCAGAGACTGACTGGAAGTACATGATGGAAAAACTGCATGAGGCCAAGCGGCTTCAGCAACAACAAATCCACCAGACAGCTCTGTTCAGCGCGGAGGTGGCTGTGCCATTAATGGAAGTAGAGGTGCTGTCCATGTCACCAGACATAGACTTGGAACCGGAAGACACTAGTCAGTtctccttccagccctccttccaCAACGAGCTGCCAAGTGTGCAGGATGATGTGTCCCCTGAAGCTGAGGAACAGGAGGAAAATAACCTGTCAGAGCACATGTCCTTGACTTCCTCAGACACTGGCTCCGACACCACCCAGCTCCAGCAACCCGAGTTCCTGGAAGACGACCAAGTATATGACAGTAATATTGACAGTAATGATGAGGTGGAGACTTACGGCTTTATGTCCAAGGGCGAGCCCCAGGGGCCATTCTCAATCAAATCCTCCTCAGATGATGGGGAGCCCCCTTGA